Proteins from one Astatotilapia calliptera chromosome 8, fAstCal1.2, whole genome shotgun sequence genomic window:
- the mki67 gene encoding proliferation marker protein Ki-67 isoform X7, with amino-acid sequence MPLHGKIVVIKRSGGDGTEFPLTAACLFGRKPDCDIRIQLPQVSKEHCRIDLNENKEVILTNLSSANPTLVNGEVLQQSERLKHGDVITIIDRSFRFEYPPAQTPKKRSAIGGKPETLKVLQDQQVGDTPIVEKGEKRFSEVSSDTCLKDGASHDNIQRSLEKTGELESKADDSLLQGKSNSPFSDLYQMIKKSLDVKTPRKSCASQLATPSSKVASPKPNSVRKGSAIFTERKSTPKKSEVLAGPGSTNGGTPASVRKQAKVPAAETAEPRAEKAENGSVIETASPRKRDGATPQKFTVNEVIEQITAETPKSPARRRSKEMSPGKTPVTKNQEEKTKASPRNSAGKGKEVSKKRKSGELGEDVPKQQAKRKRVSFGGYLSPELFDKRLPPDSPLRKGATPRRSLSLLRPKQSLLRRASVIGLLKEGSPRAKSPAKTKTPSPKKSPSKKMASPKTPTSGKKSPKSRSPSPKAASPAKKSPKSRSPSPAKKSPKSRSPSPAKKSPKSPKSRSPSPAKKSPKSRSPSPAKKSPKSPKSRSPSPAKSPKSRSPSPAKKSPKSRSPSPAKKSPKSPKSRSPSPAKSPKSRSPSPAKKSPKSRSPSPAKKSPKSRSPSPAKKSPKSPKSRSPSPAKSPKSRSPSPAKKSPKSPKSRSPSPAKKSPKSRSPSPAKKSPKSPKSRSPSPKAASPTNKSPKSRSASPKATANKSPKSKSPSPARGRSPPKVETPKTNEQQKTQRRASAPGQIPHEQVPAGKRRATVGLPGTSLESVPTVVLTPAKTPTNSGVQTPTVKGRFSVSQISTPSPIAEADKVTDQVLLPTVTPKTHKGRKSTSQKTPGAAKSAVKMHRRSGISRASIKVSNPWAHIVKFGQPKAQVVAPLKKTIGQKPKKRAVPKPQTPARNLKGYVSTGHADSPATIVVGRAHRQTVVQPTGAAPRVVTNVALFKKNMKMDEDLTGISEMFKTPVNERKRKSLIDDNSVTKTPAGGQSASVMEPSVLSTPEEPGEMIVSPLSVTSAVKGRRYNNEAVQRLLDEDQDATFIGQIQSESSERQNADLQVSTVTTPKLRPELPDSLTGVKRIMKTPKQKAEPVEDLRGKLLKTPKQKPEKQECLTGVKRIMKTPRQKAEPLEDIRGNLLKTPKQKPEQQECFTGVKRIFRTPKEKAEPLEDLQGKILKTPEVPEAGDASLGGGKELLQTPAQLQESDAKGMKTPKSSPVVHLTGVKRVMKTPVEKGAPVEDVVGVKRLMRTPRQKGEPVEANFGLKRLMKSPRLRGNAPVEDFEGLQELMEEPLTEPTVQPEAKEQGEAQMSLDSSANVVKDAMETVSQADAVLLEEAEVKTAVNADPAHEKKSVRGRRAKTVESKAAEDKQEEPVIPAPSRGRRGKKTEATAPPAVRQTRGRNAKTAVELSAEENHLPSPKVAPKPKRGRSAQQSSDEPEVAAEAERVQSHPLDVEEKANESAVPKRGRRAKQPKKSQQRNATEDVPQDTPDANVACSDQPEVLPGRADENKSDAMETVVQARQAESLLHVQTPASVQKKSVRGRRAKQAESEELEDKKEAAEIAEDPIVPTPARGERRGKKMEAVAPPAARHTKRGRNAKSQESTSETSADASAQASLINTSLSALQTEEAVVKPVRGRRAKQTPVKPAQPEPETVETASGEQSQVENSEPQKTTLPTAGKPRRGRKARQDTAEQNEVTEEVVKQAAVETNEQSQPPARVKRGRNAKQDEEKMNEPAKKIKLTRKSEEAQTELTEAQTVKMVISETTEPAQISEQASVATKPRRGGRKAKQDTESVESIEVQEVPVLSTENKPKRGRRGKPAAEETKATAESPEHKPKAEEAKNAEPLSSSMKTSRSRGVRASAKCETSQAIPAKRARRGTTVSPEEVSTESTVLVSEPAPTSVEPARKGRRGAFKSTTEEPTTTTDQKNPEAVESNAKMPKRCVKWKSHLEVFEIPKATPVKAARGKKSKAADQVNSESKNVSNDANKTEEEDLSDKAVDSRPVKRVGRGAKTAAKVEPANNPEKNVEAKTQPKTRRGRSANK; translated from the exons ATGCCGTTGCACGGTAAGATTGTCGTGATTAAGCGGAGTGGAGGAGATGGGACTGAATTTCCTCTGACTGCAGCATGTTTATTTGGAAG GAAGCCTGACTGTGATATTCGTATTCAGCTTCCTCAAGTCTCCAAGGAGCACTGCCGGATTGACTTGAATGAGAATAAAGAG GTCATTTTGACCAATTTAAGCTCAGCAAATCCAACGCTTGTCAATGGCGAGGTTTTGCAGCAGTCTGAGCGCTTGAAGCATGGAGATGTTATAACCATTATCGACCGTTCTTTCAG GTTTGAGTATCCTCCGGCACAAACGCCAAAGAAGAGGTCTGCCATTGGAGGCAAACCTGAAACCCTCAag GTTCTTCAAGACCAGCAAGTGGGTGACACCCCTATTgtggaaaaaggagaaaagagatTCTCTGAAGTGTCATCAG atacttGTCTTAAAGATGGAGCCAGCCATGACAATATTCAGCGTTCCTTGGAGAAAACCGGAGAGTTGGAGTCCAAGGCAGATGATAGCCTGCTACAAGGCAAGAGCAACTCCCCCTTCAGCGACCTGTATCAAATGATCAAAAAATCTCTGGATGTCAAGACCCCTCGGAAATCTTGTGCCAGTCAGCTTGCAACGCCTTCCTCAAAGGTCGCCTCTCCAAAACCCAATTCGGTCAGAAAAGGTAGTGCCATTTTCACTGAGAGAAAAAGCACTCCTAAGAAAAGTGAAGTTCTAGCTGGACCTGGAAGTACAAACGGGGGAACCCCAGCGTCTGTGAGGAAGCAAGCGAAGGTTCCAGCTGCTGAGACGGCTGAACCCAGAGcagaaaaggctgaaaatgGCAGCGTGATTGAAACGGCTTCACCTCGGAAAAGAGATGGCGCAACTCCTCAGAAGTTTACTGTAAATGAGGTTATTGAGCAAATTACAGCTGAAACACCCAAGTCGCCTGCGAGGAGGAGGAGTAAGGAAATGTCACCTGGCAAAACTCCAGTGACCAAGaaccaagaagaaaaaacaaaggcatCACCCAGGAATTCAGCTGGAAAAG gAAAAGAAGTGTCCAAAAAACGCAAGAGTGGAGAACTCGGAGAAGACGTGCCCAAACAGCAAGCGAAGAGGAAACGCGTTTCCTTTGGAGGTTACCTGAGCCCAGAGCTGTTTGACAAACGGTTGCCTCCTGACTCTCCATTACGCAAGGGGGCTACCCCACGGAGGAGCTTGTCTCTCTTGAGACCCAAGCAGTCACTGCTTAGACGAGCATCCGTCATCGGCTTGCTAAAA GAGGGCAGCCCACGTGCAAAAAgtcctgcaaaaacaaaaacaccatcaCCTAAGAAATCACCGAGCAAGAAAATGGCTTCTCCTAAGACTCCAACTTCTGGGAAGAAGTCTCCCAAATCCAGATCACCATCACCCAAGGCAGCATCTCCCGCGAAGAAGTCGCCCAAGTCCAGGTCCCCGTCTCCCGCGAAGAAGTCGCCCAAGTCCAGGTCCCCGTCTCCCGCGAAGAAGTCGCCCAAGTCGCCCAAGTCCAGGTCCCCGTCTCCCGCGAAGAAGTCGCCCAAGTCCAGGTCCCCGTCTCCCGCGAAGAAGTCGCCCAAGTCACCCAAGTCCAGGTCCCCGTCTCCTGCAAAGTCGCCCAAGTCCAGGTCCCCGTCTCCCGCGAAGAAGTCGCCCAAGTCCAGGTCCCCGTCTCCCGCGAAGAAGTCGCCCAAGTCACCCAAGTCCAGGTCCCCGTCTCCTGCAAAGTCGCCCAAGTCCAGGTCCCCGTCTCCCGCGAAGAAGTCGCCCAAGTCCAGGTCCCCGTCTCCCGCGAAGAAGTCGCCCAAGTCCAGGTCCCCGTCTCCCGCGAAGAAGTCGCCCAAGTCACCCAAGTCCAGGTCCCCGTCTCCTGCAAAGTCGCCCAAGTCCAGGTCCCCGTCTCCCGCGAAGAAGTCGCCCAAGTCGCCCAAGTCCAGGTCCCCGTCTCCCGCGAAGAAGTCGCCCAAGTCCAG GTCCCCGTCTCCCGCGAAGAAGTCGCCCAAGTCACCCAAGTCCAGGTCCCCGTCTCCCAAAGCAGCTTCTCCTACCAATAAATCACCCAAATCTAGATCTGCTTCTCCTAAAGCAACCGCGAATAAATCACCAAAATCCAAGAGCCCATCTCCTGCAAGAGGAAGATCTCCTCCTAAAGTGGAAACTCCTAAAACCAATGAACAGCAGAAAACTCAACGCAGGGCTTCAGCCCCAGGGCAGATTCCCCACGAGCAAGTTCCTGCTGGAAAAAGAAGGGCAACTGTGGGTTTGCCTGGTACTTCTTTGGAAAGTGTCCCTACTGTCGTCCTTACACCAGCTAAAACTCCCACTAATTCAGGAGTTCAGACCCCCACAGTCAAGGGGCGATTTTCTGTGTCACAAATTAGTACACCCTCTCCAATAGCTGAAGCCGACAAGGTCACTGACCAGGTTCTTTTGCCCACCGTCACCCCTAAAACACACAAGGGAAGGAAAAGCACCTCGCAGAAGACTCCAGGTGCTGCGAAGAGTGCAGTAAAGATGCACAGAAGAAGTGGCATTTCAAGAGCATCTATAAAAG TCTCCAATCCTTGGGCGCACATTGTGAAATTTGGTCAACCTAAGGCTCAAGTTGTTGCTCCACTTAAAAAAACCATTGGCCAAAAGCCTAAGAAGAGAGCAGTGCCCAAACCACAG ACACCTGCCAGAAATCTGAAGGGCTACGTGAGCACTGGACATGCAGACTCGCCCGCCACCATTGTTGTTGGTAGAGCACACAGACAGACCGTTGTGCAGCCAACTGGTGCTGCACCAAGAGTGGTCACCAATGTTGCACTCTTCAAAAAGAACATGAAAATGGATGAAGACTTGACTG GTAtttctgaaatgtttaaaactCCTGTAAACGAAAGGAAGCGGAAGTCTTTAATCGATGATAACAGCGTCACAAAGACACCAGCTGGAGGTCAGAGCGCATCTGTGATGGAGCCATCTGTGCTGAGCACACCAGAGGAACCAG GTGAGATGATAGTATCTCCGCTGAGTGTTACATCTGCAGTAAAAGGCAGAAGATACAACAATGAGGCAGTCCAACGCCTCCTTGATGAAGATCAAGACGCCACCTTCATCGGCCAGATTCAGTCAGAGTCAAGTGAACGGCAGAATGCAGATTTGCAGGTGTCCACTGTAACAACTCCCAAACTGAGGCCAGAATTACCAGATTCTCTGACCGGAGTTAAGAGGATCATGAAAACGCCAAAACAGAAGGCTGAGCCTGTTGAAGATTTGAGAGGGAAGCTGTTGAAAACTCCAAAACAGAAGCCTGAAAAACAGGAGTGCCTCACTGGAGTCAAGAGGATCATGAAGACTCCGAGACAGAAAGCCGAACCTTTAGAGGACATCAGAGGGAATCTTCTGAAGACTCCCAAACAGAAGCCTGAACAGCAAGAGTGCTTCACTGGGGTTAAGAGAATATTTAGAACTCCAAAGGAGAAGGCTGAACCGCTTGAAGACCTTCAAGGGAAGATTCTGAAGACCCCCGAAGTCCCAGAAGCTGGTGATGCCAGTTTGGGTGGTGGTAAGGAGCTTCTGCAGACGCCAGCACAGTTGCAAGAATCTGACGCAAAAGGCATGAAAActccaaaaagctctccagtgGTTCACCTCACTGGAGTCAAGAGAGTGATGAAGACACCTGTGGAGAAAGGTGCTCCTGTCGAAGATGTGGTTGGCGTGAAGAGGCTCATGAGAACTCCCAGACAGAAAGGCGAACCTGTTGAGGCGAATTTCGGGCTCAAGAGACTCATGAAGTCGCCAAGGCTGAGGGGTAATGCTCCAGTGGAGGACTTCGAGGGACTTCAAGAACTTATGGAGGAGCCACTGACTGAGCCCACAGTACAACCAGAGGCAAAGGAG CAGGGTGAAGCTCAGATGTCTCTCGACAGCAGTGCAAACGTGGTAAAAG ATGCCATGGAAACGGTCTCTCAGGCAGATGCAGTACTTCTTGAGGAAGCTGAGGTGAAGACTGCTGTGAATGCAGATCCTGCACATGAGAAGAAATCTGTACGAGGCAGAAGGGCAAAAACGGTGGAATCTAAAGCAGCTGAGGATAAACAGGAAGAGCCTGTAATCCCTGCTCCatccagaggaagaagaggaaagaaaactgAAGCTACAGCACCACCTGCTGTTAGACAGACAAGAGGCAGAAATGCGAAGACAGCTGTTGAGCTGTCAGCAGAAGAGAATCACCTTCCTTCTCCCAAAGTTGCTCCTAAGCCAAAAAGGGGTAGAAGTGCACAGCAGTCTTCTGATGAGCCTGAAgttgctgctgaagctgagcgTGTTCAGAGCCACCCACTTGATGTTGAGGAGAAAGCAAATGAAAGTGCTGTGCCCAAGCGAGGAAGAAGAGCTAAGCAACCCAAAAAGTCACAGCAACGAAATGCAACTGAGGATGTTCCCCAAGATACACCAG ATGCAAATGTAGCCTGCAGTGACCAGCCTGAGGTGTTGCCAGGCAGAGCTGATGAAAACAAATCTGATGCCATGGAAACGGTTGTCCAAGCACGTCAAGCTGAAAGCTTACTTCACGTGCAGACACCAGCTTCAGTTCAGAAGAAATCTGTCCGAGGCAGAAGAGCAAAACAGGCCGAATCTGAAGAACTTGAAGATAAAAAAGAGGCAGCTGAAATTGCTGAAGATCCCATTGTGCCTACTCCAGCgagaggagaaagaagagggaAGAAAATGGAAGCTGTAGCGCCACCTGCAGCTAGACACACAAAAAGAGGCAGAAATGCAAAGTCTCAGGAGAGCACCTCTGAGACCTCCGCTGATGCCAGTGCCCAAGCGTCTCTGATAAACACCAGTCTGTCTGCACTCCAGACAGAAGAAGCTGTTGTTAAGCCAGTCAGAGGGAGGAGAGCAAAACAAACACCTGTTAAGCCAGCTCAACCAGAGCCTGAAACGGTTGAAACAGCAAGTGGGGAACAGAGCCAAGTGGAAAACTCTGAGCCTCAGAAGACCACTCTTCCCACTGCTGGAAAACCACGAAGAGGGAGAAAGGCAAGACAGGATACCGCTGAACAGAATGAGGTGACAGAAGAGGTGGTCAAGCAGGCAGCAGTGGAGACGAATGAGCAGTCTCAGCCTCCAGCCAGAGTAAAGAGGGGCAGAAATGCCAAACAGGATGAAGAAAAGATGAATGAGcctgctaaaaaaataaaactaacaagAAAGTCTGAGGAGGCCCAAACGGAATTAACAGAAGCCCAAACTGTTAAAATGGTCATTTCAGAAACAACAGAACCAGCCCAGATAAGCGAACAGGCCAGTGTGGCCACGAAGCCCAGAAGAGGAGGGCGGAAAGCAAAACAAGACACAGAGAGTGTGGAATCCATTGAGGTCCAAGAGGTCCCTGTTCTCAGCACAGAAAATAAACCCAAACGAGGCAGGAGGGGAAAACCAGCTGCCGAAGAAACTAAAGCCACTGCCGAAAGTCCTGAACACAAGCCGAAGGCTGAGGAGGCGAAAAACGCTGAGCCACTTTCCTCGTCTATGAAAACTAGCAGGTCAAGGGGAGTGAGGGCTTCTGCTAAATGTGAGACTTCACAAGCCATTCCAGCCAAGAGAGCCCGCAGAGGTACAACTGTTTCTCCTGAGGAGGTCAGCACAGAATCCACAGTTTTGGTTTCCGAGCCTGCTCCCACGTCAGTGGAACCAGCAAGAAAGGGAAGACGGGGAGCATTCAAGTCCACAACAGAAGAGCCTACGACGACTACTGATCAGAAGAATCCTGAAGCTGTTGAGAGCAACGCAAAGATGCCCAAAAGATGCGTTAAGTGGAAATCACACTTGGAAGTCTTTGAGATTCCAAAGGCGACACCTGTAAAAGCAGCGCGAGGTAAGAAGTCTAAAGCTGCAGACCAAGTCAACAGTGAAAGCAAAAATGTGTCAAATGATGCCAAcaaaactgaagaggaggatcTCTCAGATAAAGCTGTTGACAGTAGACCTGTTAAGAGAGTCGGACGAGGGGCGAAGACTGCTGCCAAAGTGGAACCTGCAAACAACCCAGAGAAAAACGTTGAAGCCAAAACGCAGCCTAAAACCCGCAGAGGAAGATCAGCAAACAAATAG